A genomic window from Silene latifolia isolate original U9 population chromosome Y, ASM4854445v1, whole genome shotgun sequence includes:
- the LOC141628763 gene encoding protein FAR1-RELATED SEQUENCE 7-like has protein sequence MDQQRYTQKSLDRDSDLSLPVTKTMLHLEIHPSTVYTHALFYEFQKQCVSSLNSCSAGDSSRDSTSRFLDVEDAILRTTYTVAFNPTTFDAKCSCKMFERKGYICKHIIWILSGKGVRKIPEQYLLSRWTKNTKKMPLYDVHGQLIGDFDSSDVSKLQISNVWSEFYSTLSLIKSLPENHVTELTDLLKAFRQKFKPGPETMTKQQELEMLIGVKCSDEVHILPQVKSKNKGSVKRLTAKKQMSIEKAQKPKRFCNNCKQMAHHDKRNCPNPAAETSDPSGDDNKSDTSSVADVD, from the exons ATGGATCAGCAAAGATACACCCAAAAGTCTCTTGATAGAGACAGTGATCTCTCTCTACCTGTAACCAAAACAATGCTTCATCTTGAGATTCATCCATCCACTGTGTACACACACGCACTCTTTTACGAATTCCAAAAGCAGTGTGTCTCTTCTTTGAATTCATGTAGCGCTGGAGATTCTTCAAGGGATTCCACTTCAAGGTTTCTTGATGTTGAAGATGCAATATTGCGTACTACGTACACTGTAGCATTTAATCCCACAACTTTtgatgcaaaatgttcatgtaaGATGTTTGAGAGGAAGGGATACATCTGCAAACACATTATTTGGATTTTATCAGGTAAAGGGGTGAGAAAGATACCTGAACAGTACCTTTTGAGTAGATGGACAAAGAACACCAAGAAGATGCCTCTTTATGATGTGCACGGGCAGTTGATCGGTGATTTTGATTCCTCAGATGTGAGTAAGCTGCAGATTTCAAATGTTTGGTCAGAGTTCTACTCAACGCTGTCTCTGATAAAATCTCTGCCTGAAAATCACGTAACTGAACTGACTGATTTACTAAAGGCATTTAGACAGAAATTCAAGCCCGGCCCTGAAACAATGACAAAACAACAAGAGTTAGAGATGCTTATTGGGGTTAAGTGTTCAGATGAGGTCCATATATTACCACAAgttaaatccaaaaacaagggtAGTGTCAAGAGGTTGACCGCTAAGAAACAAATGTCCATTGAAAAGGCACAAAAGCCGAAAAGGTTTTGCAATAattgtaaacaaatggcacatcATGATAAGCGCAACTGCCCTAACCCAGCTGCTGAGACATCTGATCCCTCGGGTGATGATAATAAATCTGAT ACTTCTTCAGTTGCGGATGTTGATTGA